In Dasypus novemcinctus isolate mDasNov1 chromosome 23, mDasNov1.1.hap2, whole genome shotgun sequence, the following proteins share a genomic window:
- the QPRT gene encoding LOW QUALITY PROTEIN: nicotinate-nucleotide pyrophosphorylase [carboxylating] (The sequence of the model RefSeq protein was modified relative to this genomic sequence to represent the inferred CDS: inserted 1 base in 1 codon), translating into MGQISKIKIKGEGTVKIASDKRGSVNLTALLSFSLPGLALLLPPGTLTALADAWLQEDCPGLNHVALVTGAAPTRAALWAXSPGVLAGRPFFDAIFSQLSCQVSWLLPEGSKLVPVVKVAEVRGPAHLLLLGERVALNTLAGCSGVASAAAAAVQATKGVGWPGRVAGTRKTRPGFRLAEKQGLLVGGAACHRYDLGGLAMVKDNHVAAAGSVEKEPHPAAAALKARSPRVVWKPPPRLRPRVDVLSPGRLPRAAPALGFPLPLLPEGRLSSPAPRGPEAEDGGAGTEPS; encoded by the exons TGACAAGAGGGGCAGCGTAAATCTAacagctcttctgtccttctcccTCCCAGGCCTGGCCCTCCTGCTGCCCCCTGGCACCCTGACGGCCCTGGCAGATGCCTGGCTCCAGGAGGACTGCCCAGGCCTCAACCACGTGGCCTTGGTCACTGGGGCTGCCCCCACACGGGCGGCCCTGTGGG AGTCCCCCGGGGTCCTGGCTGGGCGGCCTTTCTTCGATGCCATCTTCTCCCAGCTCAGCTGCCAGGTGTCCTGGCTCCTCCCCGAGGGATCGAAGCTGGTGCCCGTGGTCAAGGTGGCCGAGGTCCGGGGCCCTGCCCACCTCCTGCTGCTGGGGGAACGGGTGGCCCTGAACACACTGGCCGGCTGCAGTGGAGTGGccagcgccgccgccgccgccgtgcAGGCCACCAAGGGGGTCGGCTGGCCCGGGCGCGTGGCAGGCACCAGGAAGACCAGGCCAGGCTTCCGGCTGGCGGAGAAACAGGGGCTCCTGGTCGGGGGCGCTGCCTGCCACCGCTACGACCTGGGAGGGCTGGCGATGGTGAAGGACAACCACGTCGCGGCGGCAGGGAGTGTGGAAAAG GAGCCGCACCCCGCGGCCGCGGCGCTGAAGGCCCGGTCCCCGCGCGTGGTGTGGAAGCCTCCCCCGCGTCTGCGGCCCCGCGTCGACGTCCTCTCGCCGGGGAGGCTGCCCCGGGCCGCGCCCGCGCTCGGCTTCCCCCTCCCGCTGCTCCCTGAGGGGAGGCTCTCGAGCCCCGCGCCCCGCGGTCCTGAGGCGGAAGACGGCGGCGCCGGAACCGAACCCTCGTGA